A genomic region of Papaver somniferum cultivar HN1 chromosome 7, ASM357369v1, whole genome shotgun sequence contains the following coding sequences:
- the LOC113299581 gene encoding putative pentatricopeptide repeat-containing protein At5g08310, mitochondrial: protein MALRGATRVTHFLSLKTSHHFYLITNSIHTENNSLNPQNPKTESKPDTQFPNTHNLSVNRNEIINKLITVFTKKFQNSEELRAYGDRLTTDIVETVLKSFKNWKFAYDFFLWAKAQDRYKHNCYTYNTMASILSVSRQNGVLKTLVFDMINSKCSMSPGALGFLIRCLGNQGLVDEALYIFDEAQKVGLTVGNSYSYNCLLEVLAKSNKVELVEMKLEEMRNLGLGSDKFTLTPVLLAYCNSRRFEEALSVFNQMRDNGWVDEHVLTILVVSVSKWGEIDKAFELIEKMEMLNIRLNEKTVCLLVHGFVKQSRIDKAVQLFDKMRKSGCILDLKLYSVLIDGLCKKKELNKALDLYVEMKSTGILADVVIVKNLISAYCVEGDFVTSAKLVEESVQEFELDAGVLLFNALLEGLANRGMVNKAYSLIQFMMGVECEGEADADSMFKITKKVVPSADSFRIVIDCLCRNQKLDLALRLFADMGHLGYQGNLLIYNNLISELCNLDRLEEGIDLLKKMKESGLKPTHFTHNCIFGCLCRREDVSAALVLVREMRAFSHQPWIKHSSMLVKKLCKNGKSVEACNFLNGMVQEGFLPDIVAYSAAIDGLFKLREVDKAMELFQDISSRGYQPDLVAYNIILSGLCKFGKVLEAEEFLNNMLMKGLLPSVVTYNIMIDGFCKINEIGQALIFLKRMIDGTIEPTIVTYTTLIDGLCSTGKHDEALVLWEEMEKKGCIPNRIAYMALISGLCKCNKADIGLDYFHEMEEKEMKPDVFVYVSLINGFASNGEFLSVFEILKEMLQKETFPGKSDKYYPILIEAVQKLSEDASTSSEIKNLIIKGCFQISILFLEVVIQ from the coding sequence ATGGCTTTAAGAGGAGCAACGAGAGTAACTCATTTTCTCTCACTGAAAACCTCCCACCATTTTTATCTAATCACAAATTCCATACATACAGAAAACAACTCTTTAAACCCACAGAACCCGAAGACAGAATCAAAACCTGATACCCAATTTCCCAATACCCACAATTTATCTGTAAACAGAAATGAGATTATTAACAAACTCATCACAGTGTTTACCAAGAAATTTCAAAACAGTGAAGAATTGAGGGCTTATGGAGATAGATTAACAACTGATATAGTTGAAACCGTtttaaaaagttttaaaaattggAAATTTGCTTATGATTTCTTCTTATGGGCAAAAGCACAAGATAGGTATAAACACAATTGTTACACATATAATACAATGGCATCAATTCTCTCTGTATCTAGACAAAATGGGGTTCTGAAAACTTTAGTATTTGATATGATTAATTCAAAGTGTTCAATGAGTCCAGGTGCACTAGGGTTTTTGATTAGGTGTTTAGGTAATCAAGGATTAGTGGATGAAGCTCTATATATTTTTGATGAAGCTCAGAAAGTGGGTCTTACTGTAGGGAATAGTTATAGTTATAATTGTTTGTTGGAAGTTCTTGCTAAATCAAATAAAGTTGAATTAGTTGAGAtgaagttagaagaaatgagaaatTTAGGCTTGGGGTCTGATAAATTTACTTTAACTCCAGTTTTACTAGCTTATTGTAAttcaagaagatttgaagaagcttTGAGTGTTTTTAATCAAATGAGGGATAATGGTTGGGTTGATGAACATGTATTGACAATTTTGGTTGTGTCTGTTAGTAAGTGGGGTGAGATTGATAAAGCATTTGAATTGATTGAGAAGATGGAAATGTTGAATATAAGGTTGAATGAAAAAACAGTGTGTTTGCTAGTTCATGGATTTGTAAAACAATCCAGAATTGATAAAGCAGTACAGTTGTTCGATAAAATGCGTAAATCAGGGTGTATTTTAGACCTGAAACTTTATAGTGTGTTAATTGATGGTCTATGTAAGAAGAAAGAGCTTAACAAAGCTTTGGATTTATATGTTGAGATGAAGAGTACTGGTATTCTTGCAGATGTTGTAATCGTTAAGAATTTAATTTCAGCCTATTGTGTTGAAGGAGATTTTGTTACTTCGGCTAAATTAGTTGAGGAGAGTGTACAAGAGTTTGAGTTGGATGCTGGGGTTTTGCTTTTCAATGCTCTTTTAGAGGGGCTTGCTAATCGTGGTATGGTAAACAAAGCTTATTCGTTGATTCAGTTTATGATGGGAGTTGAATGTGAGGGTGAAGCTGATGCTGATAGTATGTTCAAGATTACGAAAAAAGTAGTTCCAAGTGCTGATTCTTTTAGAATAGTTATCGACTGTCTATGCAGAAATCAGAAATTGGATTTGGCTCTAAGACTCTTTGCTGACATGGGTCATTTGGGTTATCAAGGAAACTTGTTGATTTATAATAACTTAATCAGTGAACTTTGTAATTTGGATAGATTGGAAGAAGGAATTGACCTTCTAAAAAAGATGAAAGAATCTGGTTTGAAACCCACACATTTCACGCACAATTGCATATTTGGGTGTTTATGCAGAAGAGAAGATGTATCCGCGGCACTTGTTCTGGTGAGAGAGATGCGAGCCTTTAGCCATCAACCGTGGATAAAACACTCCTCCATGCTAGTAAAGAAACTTTGCAAAAATGGGAAGTCTGTTGAAGCTTGCAATTTTTTGAATGGCATGGTTCAAGAAGGTTTCCTACCTGATATTGTTGCATATTCTGCAGCCATTGACGGGTTGTTCAAACTTCGTGAAGTTGATAAAGCTATGGAGCTATTTCAAGATATTTCTTCACGTGGCTATCAGCCTGATCTTGTTGCCTATAACATAATATTAAGTGGGCTGTGTAAGTTTGGGAAAGTATTAGAGGCAGAAGAATTTCTTAACAATATGTTGATGAAGGGTCTCTTACCGTCAGTTGTTACTTACAACATAATGATTGATGGATTCTGCAAAATTAATGAGATTGGTCAAGCCTTAATATTTCTTAAAAGAATGATTGATGGAACAATTGAACCCACAATTGTTACCTACACGACTTTGATAGATGGGTTGTGCAGTACAGGAAAACACGACGAAGCTCTCGTGCTTTGGGAGGAAATGGAGAAGAAGGGATGTATTCCAAACAGGATTGCCTACATGGCTCTTATTAGTGGCTTGTGCAAATGCAACAAAGCAGATATTGGTCTAGATTATTTTCATGAGATGGAAGAAAAGGAAATGAAACCTGATGTTTTCGTATATGTCTCACTAATAAATGGTTTTGCATCTAATGGTGAGTTTCTCTCAGTGTTTGAGATTTTAAAAGAGATGCTTCAAAAGGAAACCTTTCCTGGTAAATCAGATAAA